In the Oceanivirga salmonicida genome, TCTTATTGATTTATTTTCTTTTAATGCAAACTCTATTTCAAATCTTGTTTTTAAATCCATATTTTAACCTTTCTTTTGTAAAAAGTGTTACATATCAAACTTAAAATCAACTTAAAAAATAAATTAAAAATTTTAAACAAAAAACTGGAATTTTAGTTCCAGTTTTCATATATTATCTATGGTGTCCTGTTATTTCATCGTAAATATAACTTAATCCTCCTTCAATAGCACCGCCAACAGATCCTAAAGTTGCTCCACCTATTGTACCACTTACTGTATCAATTATTGGCAAAGTAACTGTACCACCTGATGCTCCAACTAATACTCCCCCTACTCCACCTTTAATACCTTCTTTAACAACTTCATGTACAAAATCTGAGTTATCCCATGTTGATTCATATGTTGTTCTAGTAGTTACAGGTCTTTTTACAACAACTAAATCCATTTTATTATTTATTCTTGATAAAACCTTGTGATGGATAGTGTTTGTATTTGCCACTGTAATAAAACTTACCAAAAATAGTATTGTAAATAATGCTTTTTTCATGTTTTTTTCTCCTTAATTTTTTTCTACTAGCAAAATATTATAATATTATTCCCCTTTTTTTACAATACACTATATTTTCAATTAATTTATTACACTTTAATTCTTTAAATTTTTTCATTTTGTATTTCTCGCATAACTTTTGCTACAAAATAAAAAGAACCACAATATATATTAAGCTTATTATCATAATAGGTTAAATTTTCTATCTTTGCATTAGGTAATTCTTTTTGCACATTTTCTTTTGTTCTACCCCTATATATATCAGACATTGGAACTAAACTAACTTCATAATCTTTAAATAATTCATATATTCCCTTTAAATCTTTATCTTTTAATACAGATAAAAATATATGAATATTTTTTTTATCAATGTCTTTTATTTTATCTAATAATAATTTAATAGATGCTATATTATGTGAAACGTCTACCAAAATATTTGGCTTTAAATATTCTTGTCTACCACGTATTTTAAAGTTTTTAAGACCTTTTTCTATCATAGCATCACTAATATTTAATTCTTTAAATACTCTTTTAGCTAATAAATAGTTATCATTTTCCCCTAAATACTCGCTATCATTAGTTTCTTTTTCAATATATTCTTTTAAAAATTTATCTGTATAAAAAGTCTTAGTATTATTTTTACATATACCTGCTTTTTGATAAGCAATTTCTTCTAAACTTTCACCTAATATTTGAGTATGGTCATAAGAAACATTGGTTATAAGAGCTATATCATAGTTAAAAATATTTGTAGTATCTTTTCTACCACCTATACCTACTTCTATTATCGCTATATCTACCTTATTATCAACAAAATAATTCATTGCTATAATAAATAAAAATTCAAAGAAACTAAAATCATTTTCTCTAATTTTTATATATTCTTCTATAAGTTTATCTTTACTAATTTTTTCTTGATTTATAGTTATTCTTTCTCCAACTTCTAATAAATGCGGTGAAGTAAATTTACCAACCTTATATTTCTCCATTAAAACTGCTTCTAAATAAGAGCAAGTCGTTCCTTTACCATTAGTTCCTGTAACATGTATTAAAAAAGGTAACTCTTTAGGCAAAAAACTTCTAATATTACTTTGATTTCCTTTTTTTCTTGAAAATAATTCTTCTAACATTTTCACCCCTTTCAGAACTATTATAACATTATTTTATTAAAATAGTGTTAAAAAAATTGTAAAAATATCATTTGAGTGGTAAAATCTATTATAGAACAATAATGAAAGGAGATACACATGAAAGGATATTTTAGTTTAGTATTGCATACACATTTACCATATGTAAGACATCCAGAATATGAAGAATTTTTAGAAGAAGACTGGTTATATGAGGCCATAACAGAAACCTATATACCTCTTTTAAGAATGTTTTCAAATTTAAAAAACGATAATATTGATTTTAATCTTACTATGTCTATGTCAGGAACTTTAGCAAATATGTTAAATGATGAACTACTTATGGAAAGATATTTAAAACACCTAGATAAAATGATAACATTTTGCATTAGTGAATTAGATAGAACAAAAGAACAACACGATATACACGAAGTCGCAAAACATAACTATAATTTCTATAATTCTGCAAGAGAATTTTTCTTAAATCATGATAAAAATTTAATAAAAGAATTTAAAAAATATCAAGATTTAGGACACTTAGAAATTATTCCAGTTACTGCAACCCATGGTATGCTACCTGTTATGAAAGATTTACCCGAAGCAGCAAATGCACAAGTACTACAAGCAAAAAAGGATTATATCAAAAACTTCGGTGTAGAACCAAAAGGAATATGGCTTGCTGAATGTGCATATTACCCAAATCAAGACAAATATTTAGCAGATAATGGTATAAAATACTTTTTAATAGATGCACATGGTATACTACATGCTAATCCTAGACCTGAATATGGAGTCTTTGCACCATGTTATACTGAAAACGGAGTTGCTGCATTTGCAAGAGACTTAGAATCTTCTGAACAAGTTTGGAGTAGTGAAATTGGTTACCCTGGTGATGTAGTTTATAGAGAATTTCATAAAGATGCTGGTTATGAACTAGATTATGATTATGTAAAACCTTTTTTACATAATGATGGTGTAAGAAGAAATACAGGAATTAAATATCATGCTATAACTAACAAAAAAGGAGATTATAAGATGATATATAATCCTGAAAAGGCCATACAAAAAGCAAAAGAACATGCATATAATTTTGTACATAATAGAAGTTTACAAATAGCACACCTTTCTCGTATGATGAAATATAGAAAACCAATAATAGTTTCTCCTTATGATGCGGAACTTTATGGACACTGGTGGTATGAAGGACCAATATTCTTAGAACATATGTTTAGAGCTATGGCTAAATCTAATTTTAAGTCTATAACTCCTAGTAAATATTTAGAAAAATACCCTTTAAATCAAATAGTAGATATAAGTATGTCTAGTTGGGGAGCAAATGGGTATTATGATGTTTGGGTAGATGGAAGTAATGACTATATTTACAGACATTTACATAAAGCAGCAGAAAAAATGATAGAAATAGCAAAAAGAGATCCAAAAAATGATATAGAGTATAGAATGTTTAATCAAATGGCAAGAGAACTTATGATAGCACAAACATCTTGTTGGCCTTTCATAATGTACACTGGTACTATGGTTGGTTATGCACAAAAGAAAATATCAGACCATGTTAATAGATTATTCAAACTATATGAAAATATAAAAAATAACGATATAGATATTGAATGGTTAGAAGAAATTGAATATAGAGATAATATATTTAAAGATATAGATTATAGAATATATAGAGGGTAAAATGACAAAAATATACTTTGACAATGCAGCTACAACTAAGGTTAATGATGAAGTAATTAATACTATGTTAGAAACTATGAAAAATTATTATGCTAATGCAGATTCAACTCATGATATGGGATTAGAGATAGCCAAAAAAATTCGTGATGAAAAAAAAATATTTGAAAATCTTTTAGGTTTAAAAAAAGAAAACATATATTTTACTGCAGGTGGTGGCGATGCAAACAATATAATTATAAATTCGATAGTAAGTTCACATAAAAAAGGACATATTATTTCAACAAAAATAGAGCATCCTTCTGTATTAGAAACTATTAAAAATTTAGAAAATAATTATGATATATCTTATGTTAATGTTGATAATTACGGTTTTGTAAATGAAACAGAACTTAAAAACTTGATTAGAGAAGATACTATTTTAGTAAGCATTTCATTTGTTAATAGTGAATTAGGAACTATTCAAAATATAGAAAAATTATCAAATATGGTTAAAGAAATAAATAAAAATACAATATTTCATACAGATTTTGTACAAGGTTTAGGGCATATAAATGTCAATTTTTCTAAATTAAAAGTAGATGCTATTAGTTTTAGTTCGCACAAAATATATGGTCCAAAAGGAATTGGAGCAATGTATATTAATCCTGATATTAAATTCAAGAAAAGTATATACGGCTCTAATACAGAAAATCATTTAGTTCCTAGAACTATGCCTAATGAATTAGTTCTTGGATTTTTAAAGGCAATTAATCTAATAGATTATTTTAAATTACAAAAAATGCAAGAATTAAAAGAATATTGTATGCAAGAATTATTAAAAATTAAAAATGTAAGAATAAATAGTCCAGAAAATTCTAGTCCTAGTATTTTAAATGTTGCATTTAAAAATATTAAAGGAGAAGTAATTCTTAACTATTTATCTGCTAATAACATATATATTTCAACTGGCTCTGCTTGTTCATCTAAAAAAGGTGTAAGCAATGTTATTAAAGAAATAAATTTAGATAAAGAATATATAAATGGTGTCATAAGAATAAGTTTTAGCATTGAAAACACAAAAAATGAAGTTGATATTATGATAAAACATATTAAAGAAATAGTAGAAATGATATAATTAATAGGTTTACTTTTTAAGTGAGCCTATTTTTTCTTTTTTAATATAATATGGTATAATTTAATAAAATTAAATAGGGGAGAATAAAATGCTAGAAATCTGTATTGATAATATTGAAGATATTAAAATATGCAATGAATATAAAGATATAATAGGTAGAATAGAATTAAACTCTTCATTAAATGATGGTGGTTTAACTCCTACTTTAAGTTTACTTAAAAATGCTCGTAAACTTTGTAATAATAATATTTCTATAATATCTATGTTAAGACTTAGAGCGGGAGATTTTTATTATACTGATGATGAATTTAATGTAATGTATGAAGATGCTATAGAAATATTAAAATATGCTGATGGTATAGCATTTGGTGCTTTAAATAAAGATGATAGCATTGATTTAGAGAAAACTCAAAAAATATTAGACTTATGTAGAAAAAATAATAAAGAATTTGTTTTTCATAGAGCCATAGATGTAACTAAAGATTACTTTAAATCAATTAAGTTACTAAATGATATTAGAATAGATAGAGTTTTAACAAGTGGACACGAAAAAAATGCCTTATTAGGGCTAAAGAATATTAAAAAAATCATTGCTGACTTTGAAATTTTAGTAGGTTGTGGTATAAATACTAAAAATATAAATAATTTTAAAGGTTATGACATACACGGTTCTTTTTCTAAAAAAATTAATTCTAGTTTTGGAACTAGAAGTGAAGTTTGCAAAAAAAATCTAGAAAAACTTAGAAAAAGTAATTTTTTCAAAAAATCTAATACCTTGTTCATCCATGGAGCAGGTATAGGAAATAATAAAGACGGAAATAGTTTAACTGAATTTATTGATAATCCCATTTTACTAAATTTTAAATACAATCAAAATCTACCAATAATTAAAGATATACAAAACTTACTTAATATACAAATATATGGCGATGATGCTATACAACATATAATAAATCATAAATTTTCATCTGATGATATTAAATATATTTCAGGACATAGTGTAGGAGCATATAATGTTTTAAAGGCATTTGCTAATGGTATAATAAACCCTAAAAATATATTTGAAAGAATTTACCCACAAAAAGTTGATTTATTAGAGCTAGGTGCTCCAAGAATAGATGAAATAGCTAAATATATAGATGAAGCATCTAAAAGAGCAGAATATGTCCTTATAGAGCTTATAGAAGGCGATAAACTAGAATTAGACTTCGATATAAACTCATTGGCAGCAATTCAATACGGTAATAGAAGTGTAGAATATTTTAATGAAATTTTTAAAAATAGAACTTTACCTAAAAATGTTTTTGTTTTAAAAATTAGAAAAGTTGAACATAACAATGATTATTTAGATAATGTTCTGACAAATCACGCTAAGTTATTTAGAAAAAATACAACAATTAACAAAAAGATAAAAAGAGTTAGAATGGAATTTATAGAAATTATCAAAAATAAAAGTATTCACAAATATATGAAACTTAAAAAATTAAAAGAACTTGAACTAGAATTTAATCATTCTGAAAAATATGAATAAAATAAATACTGTAAAAGGAGAAAAGTGATGAAAAAAATAATATTATTTGTATGTGCTTTTAATTCTTTGCTAACATTTACATCTAATTTTAATACAAAAATCAATCTTGAATATAATAATACATCATTAAAAGAAAGAAGAGCGAATGTAGGTTTAATAGGAGTTGAATTTGAATATAATGCTCCTATTTATAAAATAAACGATAAATTATCACTTATTATTACAGGTGGTTTAGACATTAAATTAGGAATTGGACAAGCAAATGATAAAACATTACTTTATACTCACAAAAACTAACAAATGTCTTTTTAAAAGAAAACGAAATAAATAAATTAAAATTAGAAAATGCAGACATTAAACTTATTAACAAAGCCAAAAAAGAATTAATCCCTTTAAAAAAAGAACTTTTAGAAGTTGAAAAAAATGATGCTAATTTATTAGATGATAATATTAAAGATAAAATAAAACAAAGAGCAACAAAACTTTTAATTCTTCCATATATTTCACCTCAGATAAAATACAAAGTAAATAAAGATACTTCTTTAAGAACTGGTATAAAATTAGGATTAGGTTATGAAATGACACATTTTAATAGTGTTTTACTTAAAGATACAATTAAAGTTGGTATGATACACATTGATTATATTGATTATAAGAAATTTAGAATTCGTAATTATTATACTTTCGAATCAAATCTTAGCTATATTGATAGTTCTATTACTAATGAATTAGCAATTCCTGTTTATGTAATATTTGGTGCTGATTATAAAAATTTAACCTTAAATTTAGAAATAGGGGGAAAATATTTATACAGACAAAGGGGGGATTACGAACATAATCTACAATTCTATATAGGAGATAGATATAGTAATCACTTCGCATTTGGCTTAGGATTAAGTGCAGGCTATAAATTTTAAACAAAAATTTAAAAATTTTTTTAGGGGGTTCATTATTTGAAACCTTATAAAACAAATTTGAAAAATATTTCATTTTATGTGCACTTAAATTCATTTATCTTGTGTTATACCTTTTCTAAGTGTATAATATGCTTAGGTGATAAAAATGATAAAATTTCATAATATACAAAAAGCATTCAACAATTTTTTAATAAATATAAATTTTGAAATAAAAAAAGGTGAAATTTTTGGAATTATAGGAGAATCGGGGGTTGGAAAAACAACTATTTTAAAAATTATACAAGGTATAACAAAACAAGATAGTGGAGAAGTTAAATTAAATGGTAATTTTTCAACCATATTTCAAGAATCTAATTTACTTAATAATTTAACTGCCTTTGATAATGTAGCGCTACCTTTAAAACTTAAAAAAATTTATTCTGATAGTAAAGTATTAGAAGCATTAAGTTTTGTAGGTTTAGAAAACAAAAAAGATGCATACCCTAGCTCACTATCAGGTGGTCAAAAACAAAGAATAGCAATAGCAAGAGCAATAGTTAATAATCCAGATATATTACTTTGTGATGAACCTACTGCTTCACTTGATAAAAACACTTCAAAAGAAATGGTAAATTTATTATTAAAAATAAATAAAAATTACGGAACTACAATAGTATTAGTTACTCATGAACTAAAAATAGCCAAAACTATATGCGATAGAGTCGCTTTAATAGATAACGGCAAAATTTTAGAAATTATTGATATTGATAAAAAGAATATAAATGAAAAAAATCTTTCATATATAGAATATGCAAAAGAGGTATTAAAATGATAGAATTTTTAATTGCTTTAAAAGAAACTGCTATAATGACTTTAATACCAACAATAATAGCAATAATATTTGGTATTCCTATAGGGGCAATATTATTTCTAACAAATCCAAAAGGAATAAAACCAAATAAGGTATTATATAATACCTGCAATATATTGGTAAATGTTATTAGAAGTTTTCCATTTTTAATTTTTGTAGTTTGTTTAATACCTATTACAAGATTAGTTATAGGAACTGCTTTTGGAGTATACGCAGCAAGTTTTCCCATATGTTTTGTGGCAGTGGCACTTTATTCAAGATTTGTAGAACAATCATTTAATGATATTCCACAAGGAATAATAGACTTAGCATTGTCAATGAAATTAAACTCATACCAAATAGTAAGATACTTTTTAATAGTAGAAGCTAGACAATCGCTAGTTTTAGGTCTTACGTCATGTATAATTAGCATAATATCATATACTACTGTTATGGGTATAGTAGCAGCAGGTGGAATAGGTGATTATGCTATGCAAAATGGATATATGTTATTAGATTATGCAGTTATTTATAAGGCAGTTGTAGTAATAGTTATAATAGTTTATAGTATACAATTTTTAGGTAATAAAATTGCAAGAATATTAGATAAAAAAAGGAGAGATGTGTAATGTT is a window encoding:
- a CDS encoding ATP-binding cassette domain-containing protein is translated as MIKFHNIQKAFNNFLININFEIKKGEIFGIIGESGVGKTTILKIIQGITKQDSGEVKLNGNFSTIFQESNLLNNLTAFDNVALPLKLKKIYSDSKVLEALSFVGLENKKDAYPSSLSGGQKQRIAIARAIVNNPDILLCDEPTASLDKNTSKEMVNLLLKINKNYGTTIVLVTHELKIAKTICDRVALIDNGKILEIIDIDKKNINEKNLSYIEYAKEVLK
- a CDS encoding cysteine desulfurase family protein — encoded protein: MTKIYFDNAATTKVNDEVINTMLETMKNYYANADSTHDMGLEIAKKIRDEKKIFENLLGLKKENIYFTAGGGDANNIIINSIVSSHKKGHIISTKIEHPSVLETIKNLENNYDISYVNVDNYGFVNETELKNLIREDTILVSISFVNSELGTIQNIEKLSNMVKEINKNTIFHTDFVQGLGHINVNFSKLKVDAISFSSHKIYGPKGIGAMYINPDIKFKKSIYGSNTENHLVPRTMPNELVLGFLKAINLIDYFKLQKMQELKEYCMQELLKIKNVRINSPENSSPSILNVAFKNIKGEVILNYLSANNIYISTGSACSSKKGVSNVIKEINLDKEYINGVIRISFSIENTKNEVDIMIKHIKEIVEMI
- a CDS encoding methionine ABC transporter permease, whose product is MIEFLIALKETAIMTLIPTIIAIIFGIPIGAILFLTNPKGIKPNKVLYNTCNILVNVIRSFPFLIFVVCLIPITRLVIGTAFGVYAASFPICFVAVALYSRFVEQSFNDIPQGIIDLALSMKLNSYQIVRYFLIVEARQSLVLGLTSCIISIISYTTVMGIVAAGGIGDYAMQNGYMLLDYAVIYKAVVVIVIIVYSIQFLGNKIARILDKKRRDV
- a CDS encoding copper homeostasis protein CutC produces the protein MLEICIDNIEDIKICNEYKDIIGRIELNSSLNDGGLTPTLSLLKNARKLCNNNISIISMLRLRAGDFYYTDDEFNVMYEDAIEILKYADGIAFGALNKDDSIDLEKTQKILDLCRKNNKEFVFHRAIDVTKDYFKSIKLLNDIRIDRVLTSGHEKNALLGLKNIKKIIADFEILVGCGINTKNINNFKGYDIHGSFSKKINSSFGTRSEVCKKNLEKLRKSNFFKKSNTLFIHGAGIGNNKDGNSLTEFIDNPILLNFKYNQNLPIIKDIQNLLNIQIYGDDAIQHIINHKFSSDDIKYISGHSVGAYNVLKAFANGIINPKNIFERIYPQKVDLLELGAPRIDEIAKYIDEASKRAEYVLIELIEGDKLELDFDINSLAAIQYGNRSVEYFNEIFKNRTLPKNVFVLKIRKVEHNNDYLDNVLTNHAKLFRKNTTINKKIKRVRMEFIEIIKNKSIHKYMKLKKLKELELEFNHSEKYE
- a CDS encoding glycoside hydrolase family 57 protein is translated as MKGYFSLVLHTHLPYVRHPEYEEFLEEDWLYEAITETYIPLLRMFSNLKNDNIDFNLTMSMSGTLANMLNDELLMERYLKHLDKMITFCISELDRTKEQHDIHEVAKHNYNFYNSAREFFLNHDKNLIKEFKKYQDLGHLEIIPVTATHGMLPVMKDLPEAANAQVLQAKKDYIKNFGVEPKGIWLAECAYYPNQDKYLADNGIKYFLIDAHGILHANPRPEYGVFAPCYTENGVAAFARDLESSEQVWSSEIGYPGDVVYREFHKDAGYELDYDYVKPFLHNDGVRRNTGIKYHAITNKKGDYKMIYNPEKAIQKAKEHAYNFVHNRSLQIAHLSRMMKYRKPIIVSPYDAELYGHWWYEGPIFLEHMFRAMAKSNFKSITPSKYLEKYPLNQIVDISMSSWGANGYYDVWVDGSNDYIYRHLHKAAEKMIEIAKRDPKNDIEYRMFNQMARELMIAQTSCWPFIMYTGTMVGYAQKKISDHVNRLFKLYENIKNNDIDIEWLEEIEYRDNIFKDIDYRIYRG
- a CDS encoding bifunctional folylpolyglutamate synthase/dihydrofolate synthase; this translates as MLEELFSRKKGNQSNIRSFLPKELPFLIHVTGTNGKGTTCSYLEAVLMEKYKVGKFTSPHLLEVGERITINQEKISKDKLIEEYIKIRENDFSFFEFLFIIAMNYFVDNKVDIAIIEVGIGGRKDTTNIFNYDIALITNVSYDHTQILGESLEEIAYQKAGICKNNTKTFYTDKFLKEYIEKETNDSEYLGENDNYLLAKRVFKELNISDAMIEKGLKNFKIRGRQEYLKPNILVDVSHNIASIKLLLDKIKDIDKKNIHIFLSVLKDKDLKGIYELFKDYEVSLVPMSDIYRGRTKENVQKELPNAKIENLTYYDNKLNIYCGSFYFVAKVMREIQNEKI